A stretch of the Ensifer sp. PDNC004 genome encodes the following:
- a CDS encoding major capsid protein: MSLAQMQVFNKYFMPATIETLAQMVEKFNAASGGAIRLTTEGFEGDFLQESFYAAIHSAQRRVDRYAAQASASATDLTQLKHSSVKVAGGFGPVRYEPSQMTWLDKPTAEGIEVASRNFAEALLRDQLNTAVSALVAAISNQAGATNDVSATLGVSYVTMNDGHAKFGDHSGNLITQVMNGTAYHKLIGLNLGNAQQLFQAANVRVVDILGKMVVVTDAPALYEAGTPNKLKVLSLVANAATVSDSRDIISNIETKNGQTRIETTLQVDYSFGLGLKGYTWDEGNGGKSPTDAELATGSNWDKVATDIKHTAGVITIGDATK, translated from the coding sequence ATGTCTCTCGCGCAGATGCAGGTCTTCAATAAGTATTTCATGCCCGCCACCATCGAGACGCTCGCGCAGATGGTGGAAAAGTTCAACGCGGCTTCCGGCGGCGCTATCCGCCTGACCACGGAAGGTTTCGAGGGCGACTTCCTTCAGGAATCGTTCTACGCCGCCATCCACTCGGCGCAGCGCCGCGTTGACCGATATGCTGCACAGGCCAGCGCTTCGGCCACCGACCTGACGCAGCTCAAGCATTCGTCGGTCAAGGTAGCCGGCGGTTTCGGCCCGGTTCGTTACGAGCCGTCGCAGATGACCTGGCTCGACAAGCCGACCGCCGAGGGCATCGAGGTTGCATCCCGCAATTTCGCCGAGGCGCTGCTTCGCGACCAGCTCAACACCGCTGTTTCGGCGCTTGTAGCCGCGATCAGCAACCAGGCCGGCGCCACCAATGATGTATCGGCCACCCTCGGTGTCAGCTACGTCACCATGAACGACGGTCACGCGAAGTTCGGCGACCATTCCGGCAATCTCATCACGCAGGTGATGAACGGCACGGCCTATCACAAGCTCATCGGTCTCAACCTCGGCAACGCCCAGCAGCTTTTCCAGGCTGCCAACGTTCGCGTCGTCGACATCCTCGGCAAGATGGTCGTCGTCACCGACGCACCCGCCCTCTACGAGGCGGGCACGCCGAACAAGCTCAAGGTGCTCTCGCTGGTCGCCAACGCCGCCACCGTCTCGGACAGCCGCGACATCATCTCGAATATCGAGACGAAGAACGGCCAGACCCGCATCGAGACCACGCTGCAGGTGGACTATTCGTTCGGCCTCGGTCTCAAGGGCTACACCTGGGACGAAGGCAACGGCGGCAAGTCGCCGACCGACGCGGAACTCGCCACCGGCTCGAACTGGGACAAGGTCGCGACCGACATCAAGCACACCGCTGGTGTCATCACCATCGGCGACGCGACCAAGTAA